In one window of Micromonospora cathayae DNA:
- a CDS encoding DUF4097 family beta strand repeat-containing protein, producing MPTFDTPSPLTVTVDLVVGHARLTATERTDTVVEVRPSNTAAEADVRAAEQTRVEYADGHLLVRAPRSRGLGLFNKSGSVDVVIALPSGAALTATGSAATFHGTGVFGSCRLRSGAGDIQLDTSADLDLHTAAGDVLVERVAGDARISTGSGDVRLGDVTGDAVVKNSNGDSRLGAVDGEVRVTSANGDITVDRAAGAVTATTSNGDVRIGQVARSTVSVRTARGGIDVGVSTGVPALLDLHTGHGTVDNQLEACDQPEQPGQAVHLTARTSYGDIVVRRR from the coding sequence GTGCCCACGTTCGACACTCCCAGCCCGCTCACCGTCACCGTCGACCTGGTCGTCGGCCACGCCCGGCTCACCGCGACCGAGCGCACCGACACCGTCGTCGAGGTCCGGCCGAGCAACACCGCCGCCGAGGCCGACGTCCGTGCCGCCGAGCAGACCCGCGTCGAGTACGCCGACGGCCACCTGCTGGTCCGCGCACCCCGGTCGCGTGGACTGGGCCTGTTCAACAAGAGCGGCTCGGTCGACGTGGTGATCGCCCTGCCGTCCGGCGCGGCGCTGACGGCCACCGGCTCGGCGGCCACGTTCCACGGCACCGGCGTGTTCGGCAGTTGCCGGCTGCGCTCCGGCGCCGGCGACATCCAGCTGGACACGTCGGCCGACCTCGACCTGCACACCGCCGCCGGTGACGTCCTGGTGGAGCGGGTCGCCGGGGACGCCCGGATCAGCACCGGGTCCGGCGACGTACGCCTGGGGGACGTCACCGGTGACGCGGTGGTGAAGAACTCCAACGGCGACAGCCGGTTGGGCGCGGTCGACGGCGAGGTACGGGTCACCTCGGCCAACGGCGACATCACGGTGGACCGGGCAGCGGGCGCGGTCACCGCCACCACCAGCAACGGCGACGTACGGATCGGTCAGGTGGCCCGCAGCACGGTGTCGGTCAGGACCGCGCGCGGCGGAATCGACGTCGGCGTGTCCACCGGCGTCCCGGCCCTGCTCGACCTGCACACCGGGCACGGCACCGTGGACAACCAACTGGAGGCGTGCGACCAGCCCGAGCAGCCCGGCCAGGCGGTCCACCTCACCGCGCGTACGTCGTACGGCGACATCGTCGTCCGGCGCCGCTGA
- a CDS encoding toxin-antitoxin system HicB family antitoxin — MNLTSYVQQLRDDLLSAAELGGDETRALAERLTGPLESAFRLALLDALAVAAEEISRELTPGAVELRLRGREPEFVVTPPATAPLPPDGPSVPPPDAEEGSTARINFRLPEQLKSRIEQAAGREGVSVNAWLVRTTTAAVGGTTRPESRRAAPPGGQRYTGWAR; from the coding sequence ATGAACCTCACGTCGTACGTGCAGCAGCTCCGGGACGACCTGCTCTCGGCCGCCGAACTCGGCGGCGACGAGACGCGGGCCCTGGCCGAACGGTTGACCGGGCCGCTGGAGTCGGCGTTCCGCCTGGCGCTGCTGGACGCCCTCGCCGTGGCCGCCGAGGAGATCAGCCGGGAGCTGACCCCCGGCGCGGTCGAGCTGCGGCTACGCGGACGCGAACCCGAGTTCGTGGTGACGCCACCCGCCACCGCTCCACTGCCCCCCGACGGACCGAGCGTCCCCCCGCCCGACGCCGAGGAGGGTTCGACCGCCCGGATCAACTTCCGCCTCCCCGAGCAGCTGAAGAGCCGGATCGAGCAGGCCGCCGGCCGGGAGGGGGTGTCGGTCAACGCCTGGTTGGTGCGGACCACCACCGCGGCCGTCGGCGGCACCACCCGTCCGGAAAGCCGGCGGGCCGCCCCGCCGGGCGGACAGCGCTACACCGGCTGGGCCCGCTGA